Proteins from one Niallia circulans genomic window:
- a CDS encoding methyl-accepting chemotaxis protein — protein MKKKNLFHSLRTKIAFIIVLATMISTPISIQLNDMLRNAGIFAPELGMVINTVINLVFTTLIASLFTRRIIIKPIKNLLAATKEIRKGNLEIDLQKKSNDEIGQLTDEFVLMKDSIKSMVDKVNETAGIVNSSAETLTANTVETSHVSEQISSAIQSVAVGSEEQTKGMESVADAVSVVNSEIMDIAKNTEEMVQASNDTVNKAKEGQEVVESTVKQMSLIQNSVKESNQTIELLQERSQEIGQFLNVITEIADQTNLLALNAAIEAARAGEAGKGFAVVAEEVRKLAEQSNQSAKQIAVLVNEIQKDTLTSVKTMRRVTDEVKDGINITNNTKEKFNVISSSMENMSDQMKNILAAAKNINASIVEVAGSVDQVTTIAKENSQNSMNVSASSQEQLAAIEEITVSTQSLAQIADDLVEVVKIYHK, from the coding sequence ATGAAAAAGAAAAATCTGTTTCATAGTTTACGGACAAAAATAGCTTTCATTATTGTTTTAGCAACAATGATAAGCACGCCTATATCCATACAATTAAATGATATGCTTAGGAATGCGGGAATCTTCGCACCAGAATTAGGAATGGTCATTAATACGGTTATCAACTTGGTGTTCACAACCTTGATTGCGTCTTTATTCACGCGCAGAATTATTATCAAGCCAATTAAAAATCTGCTTGCAGCAACGAAGGAGATTCGCAAAGGAAACCTTGAAATTGACCTTCAAAAAAAATCAAATGATGAAATTGGTCAATTGACTGACGAGTTTGTTTTAATGAAAGACTCCATTAAATCGATGGTAGACAAAGTAAATGAAACTGCTGGAATAGTTAATTCATCTGCAGAAACACTTACAGCTAATACAGTAGAAACAAGTCATGTATCGGAGCAAATTTCTTCGGCCATCCAAAGTGTTGCTGTCGGTTCTGAAGAACAAACAAAGGGTATGGAAAGTGTCGCAGATGCAGTTTCAGTAGTGAATAGTGAAATAATGGATATCGCCAAAAATACAGAAGAGATGGTTCAAGCATCGAATGACACAGTTAATAAGGCAAAAGAAGGACAAGAGGTTGTTGAAAGCACTGTTAAACAAATGAGCCTTATCCAAAATTCAGTCAAAGAATCGAACCAAACAATTGAGCTTCTGCAGGAGCGCTCCCAAGAGATTGGCCAATTCTTAAATGTCATTACCGAAATTGCTGATCAGACTAACCTGCTGGCTCTGAATGCAGCCATTGAAGCAGCAAGAGCAGGCGAAGCAGGGAAAGGGTTTGCTGTTGTTGCAGAGGAAGTCAGAAAGCTTGCTGAACAATCGAATCAATCAGCTAAACAGATTGCCGTTCTCGTTAATGAAATTCAAAAAGACACATTAACCTCTGTTAAGACGATGAGAAGAGTAACAGATGAAGTGAAAGACGGCATAAATATAACAAACAATACGAAGGAAAAATTCAACGTCATTTCAAGCAGCATGGAGAATATGAGTGATCAGATGAAAAACATCCTTGCTGCAGCGAAAAACATCAATGCAAGCATTGTTGAAGTGGCCGGATCTGTTGATCAAGTCACAACCATTGCAAAAGAAAACAGCCAAAATTCCATGAATGTATCTGCTTCTTCCCAAGAACAATTAGCAGCAATTGAAGAAATAACAGTATCCACACAATCCCTTGCACAAATCGCAGATGACCTAGTGGAAGTAGTTAAGATATATCATAAGTAA
- a CDS encoding amino acid ABC transporter ATP-binding protein, which yields MIKITGLSKSFGELEVLKDISLNVEKGKVIVVIGPSGSGKTTMLRCLNLLETPSGGTIAISNKSIDFSQKVSKKEVTEFRKLTGMVFQGYNLFPHKTALQNVMEGPVIVKKEDKEKARKKAEQLLAKVGLADKLDFYPYQLSGGQQQRVGIARALAMEPEVMLFDEPTSALDPELVGEVLKVMKDLAREGMTMIVVTHEMKFAREAADEVLFMDGGYIVEKATPEEFFTNPKEDRTKRFLQLLQ from the coding sequence ATGATTAAGATTACAGGCCTATCCAAAAGCTTTGGAGAGCTGGAGGTTTTAAAGGACATTAGTTTAAATGTAGAAAAAGGGAAAGTGATTGTTGTGATTGGACCATCTGGATCAGGGAAAACAACAATGCTTCGCTGCTTGAATCTTCTTGAAACACCATCTGGAGGAACGATTGCTATCAGCAATAAAAGCATTGATTTCTCTCAGAAAGTTTCTAAAAAAGAAGTAACAGAATTTCGTAAACTGACAGGTATGGTATTCCAAGGCTATAACCTGTTTCCTCACAAGACAGCATTACAAAATGTAATGGAAGGACCGGTTATCGTCAAAAAAGAGGATAAGGAAAAAGCTCGGAAAAAGGCAGAACAGCTTCTCGCTAAGGTTGGCTTGGCCGATAAGCTGGACTTTTACCCTTATCAGCTTTCAGGAGGACAGCAGCAGCGTGTTGGTATTGCGCGCGCGCTTGCGATGGAACCGGAAGTTATGCTTTTTGATGAGCCGACATCAGCACTAGACCCAGAGCTTGTCGGTGAAGTATTGAAAGTTATGAAGGATCTTGCAAGAGAAGGAATGACGATGATTGTTGTTACACATGAGATGAAGTTTGCCAGAGAAGCAGCAGACGAGGTCTTATTTATGGATGGCGGCTATATCGTAGAAAAGGCAACTCCTGAAGAATTTTTTACTAATCCAAAGGAAGACAGAACAAAAAGATTTCTGCAGTTGCTGCAATAA
- a CDS encoding amino acid ABC transporter substrate-binding protein, protein MKKFSLLLCLLLSLTIALAACGSNADKDDSNSNADNNSKDLLEKIKSDGKIVVGTEGTYAPFTFHDEKTGDLTGFDVEIAQEVGKRLGVDVEFKETQWDAIFAGLDAKRFDMIANQVGINDERKEKYLFSDPYISSTAVLVTKSDSDIKSFEDLKGKKSAQSLTSNYAKTAESYGAELVGIDGFNQAVELLNSGRVDATVNDKLSFLDYKNQKPDTDIVIADSADDVAQSGLMFRKDSESLVTEVNKALTDMIDDGTYKKISEKWFGEDVLK, encoded by the coding sequence ATGAAGAAATTCAGTTTACTGCTATGCTTATTATTAAGTTTAACAATAGCATTGGCTGCTTGTGGCAGCAATGCAGATAAAGACGATTCAAATTCAAATGCTGATAACAACAGTAAGGATTTGCTCGAAAAAATAAAAAGTGATGGGAAAATTGTCGTTGGTACAGAAGGTACATATGCACCATTCACTTTTCATGATGAAAAAACAGGCGATTTAACAGGATTTGACGTTGAAATTGCTCAAGAAGTAGGCAAGCGTCTTGGCGTCGATGTAGAATTTAAAGAAACACAATGGGATGCAATCTTTGCAGGTCTTGATGCAAAACGTTTTGACATGATCGCAAACCAAGTAGGTATTAATGATGAGAGAAAAGAGAAATATCTATTCTCAGATCCATATATCTCCTCTACAGCAGTTCTAGTTACGAAGTCTGATTCAGATATTAAAAGCTTTGAAGACCTTAAAGGCAAGAAATCAGCTCAGTCACTAACAAGCAACTATGCGAAAACAGCAGAGTCTTACGGTGCTGAACTTGTCGGTATTGATGGCTTTAACCAAGCGGTTGAATTGCTGAACTCTGGCCGTGTTGATGCAACAGTCAATGATAAACTGTCATTCTTAGATTATAAAAACCAAAAGCCTGACACAGACATCGTCATTGCAGACTCAGCAGATGATGTGGCACAAAGTGGTTTAATGTTTAGAAAAGACAGCGAATCATTAGTAACAGAGGTTAATAAAGCACTTACAGATATGATCGATGATGGCACATACAAAAAAATATCTGAGAAATGGTTCGGGGAAGATGTTCTTAAATAA
- a CDS encoding amino acid ABC transporter permease has protein sequence MFLNNIFTDPEQLQRYTDIATSSLLPLLKGAFLYSLPLAIVSFIIGLVLAVLTALARLSSVKIFQIIARVYVSIIRGTPLLVQLFIIFYGLPNLSTEHLTIDPVPAAIIGFSLNVGAYASEIVRASISSISKGQWEAGYSIGMTYGQNLKRIILPQAARVSLPPLSNTFISLIKDTSLAALILVTEMFRKAQEIASTNYEFLLLYSEVALLYWLICFPLSIVQQRLEDRFSRHLLK, from the coding sequence ATGTTCTTAAATAATATCTTTACAGATCCTGAGCAGCTTCAACGTTATACGGATATAGCAACAAGTTCCCTTCTGCCTTTGCTGAAGGGGGCCTTTTTGTATTCGTTGCCTTTAGCCATTGTGTCTTTCATCATCGGTCTTGTTCTCGCGGTGCTAACCGCCCTTGCGCGTTTATCGAGCGTAAAGATTTTTCAAATTATTGCTCGTGTCTATGTTTCCATAATTAGAGGTACACCGTTATTAGTACAGCTCTTTATTATTTTTTATGGTCTTCCGAATTTAAGTACGGAACACCTTACCATCGATCCAGTGCCGGCAGCAATTATCGGTTTCTCCTTGAATGTCGGCGCATATGCGTCAGAAATTGTCCGAGCATCGATTTCGAGTATTTCAAAGGGACAATGGGAGGCAGGCTATTCTATTGGAATGACATACGGACAGAATTTAAAAAGAATTATTCTGCCACAAGCAGCCCGAGTGTCTCTGCCGCCATTATCAAACACATTCATCAGTTTGATAAAGGATACATCACTTGCGGCACTTATCCTTGTTACGGAAATGTTCCGCAAGGCACAGGAGATTGCAAGTACTAACTACGAGTTTTTACTGCTGTATTCAGAAGTAGCTTTGCTTTATTGGCTAATTTGTTTTCCGCTATCCATTGTTCAGCAAAGGTTGGAGGACCGCTTCAGCAGGCATTTGCTTAAATAG